One Sphingopyxis macrogoltabida genomic region harbors:
- a CDS encoding WYL domain-containing protein, with product MAEAATVLKWGVERRLEFIEFRLFWEGSINRAALVETFGVSVPQASKDLALYQERAPGNMEYDTRAKRYVAAERFVLRFLEPDPYIYLSQLRSIAEGSVPASDSWISVFPGADVAMAPRRDIDIAVLRKILDATREGVSIDIFYQSMNKARPDPIWRRITPHAFGYDGFRWHARAYCHLEHKFKDFLLPRVLDAGAKSEPGELGERDWLWNNYFDVIIGPHPALTASQKQVVAKDYGLDHGNDVLTVRYAMLFYVLKRLGLLGDAAKQSPYTQHIVTINRKETEDALERAELQL from the coding sequence ATGGCGGAAGCCGCGACGGTGCTGAAGTGGGGGGTGGAGCGCCGACTCGAATTCATCGAGTTCCGACTGTTCTGGGAGGGCTCTATAAACCGCGCCGCCCTCGTTGAGACGTTTGGGGTGTCGGTGCCGCAGGCGTCCAAGGATTTGGCCCTGTATCAGGAGCGCGCTCCGGGCAACATGGAATATGACACGCGCGCCAAGCGCTATGTCGCCGCGGAACGGTTTGTCCTGCGTTTCCTTGAACCTGACCCTTACATCTACCTCTCGCAGCTTCGTTCGATCGCCGAAGGTTCTGTGCCGGCAAGCGATTCGTGGATTTCGGTTTTTCCTGGTGCTGATGTCGCGATGGCACCTCGACGGGACATAGACATAGCTGTCCTGCGCAAGATTCTCGACGCCACCCGCGAAGGCGTCTCTATCGACATTTTCTATCAGTCGATGAACAAGGCTCGGCCAGACCCAATCTGGCGTCGCATCACCCCCCACGCATTCGGCTATGATGGTTTTCGCTGGCACGCCCGAGCCTATTGCCATCTAGAGCATAAGTTCAAAGATTTCCTGCTGCCACGCGTTCTGGATGCTGGCGCCAAGAGTGAACCGGGAGAACTCGGTGAGCGGGACTGGCTCTGGAACAATTATTTTGACGTGATTATTGGTCCGCATCCCGCTCTGACGGCCAGTCAGAAGCAGGTTGTCGCCAAAGATTACGGATTAGATCACGGCAACGACGTACTCACGGTTCGTTATGCGATGCTCTTCTATGTATTGAAGCGCCTTGGTTTGCTTGGTGATGCTGCAAAGCAAAGTCCATACACTCAGCATATCGTGACTATAAATCGCAAGGAAACTGAAGACGCGCTTGAACGAGCGGAGCTTCAGCTATGA
- a CDS encoding sacsin N-terminal ATP-binding-like domain-containing protein has protein sequence MSGGRQIETILTDPPDYFRSIQERATKRWDQLEADPELAGPWHQLFKQVQSPRHILSELLQNADDAGASEARVSIKNERFVFEHNGEDFIEAHFASICRFGYSNKRALHTIGFRGIGFKSTFSLGDRVELFTPTLAVAFERARFTEPHWIESYYQTSGTTRVEVAIANPLLRREVEKNLDEWLKSPVSLLFFKNIRRLRIGDSEVHWQSLGPGPIAESEWMALDEKTDDSFLLVRSGEEAFPVEALDEIRKERMLGAEDNGDFPPCRVEIVLGAKGRLYVVLPTGVETALPFACNAPFIQDPARLKIKDPETSPTNRWLLNRAGELAASAMIKWLEKTKTSARDRADAYGLLPDVDREATTLEGACGAIVELAFDAAIEGQPMLLTEEGRLVDAKAAITMPRPVFDIWPADQAMALLDAKSRPALCQHVSAKNQTKLVHWDLVEEFSKSDLLERLRTNHLPRPATWRHLLNLWAYIAPEVTGWQCHDTDGLRIVPVQGKEVLYAASEIVRLGEKKLLQSEEDWEFLASHLIVLNQNWTRFLAEKRRDKAAGENHNDPVEAAFAVLEEIGLDGTSDVNAVIERVAVDYFGSDQPKLAECVQLAQIAAKLGVTIGESFRYACADRTLRVISKGVLFDENGALEELLPETVRKAQLLHGDYVASFKSCTREDWLRWVSSGRSGLQTMAPLVQKRQSLYGRQQLTTEAQARGARSALYYPYVTNQFVIEDWDFPADYWRHWEVLAKTDAGIWTKIVGKILDQRDTYWSRAVSARLLQVATTGSTRSVSSERLLTDWLLKLRAKPCLPDTRNMVQLPADLVRRTPETEALIDVEPFVHGLLDRETTRPLLDLLGVRSTPSGPERLLDRLRALAKSDTAPAHEVEKWYRRLDQMLDGCSTADAQNIRTAFKAEKLILAHDGTWVTSGGVFLAGDEEDVPGAAVVRASVLDLSLWHRVGVADRPSADLALQWLGTLASGKGLSADDARRVRTLLVRYPTRIWEECGHWLNLVGEWAPVETLAYGLSMQTLFRWSHLHEWVKRKTADFQRLSGEVVQASPFSALPALSDLVEEHFNQPSLLASMDDRRDWLTAFGNQLGRIELADAGETERVRALAEAIAATSWVQTPKLEVVPYIDGVPAGTARLTDILWLERKLFVSPLSKAKLAKRVPEEIGRSLSSDIRAALAYAFERSPEDIREYLEENFTLGPEHIVVAAMVQPVTEPDDDDGIDGLAEEANSVGEPVAGEYLYLQEDEPETQPTAESSAGEPERELIETEVATRPRAAPKPPRPSVMARFALAQGYKADGEDRFFHTDGSWIGRGNGTRFPWERRSVGGEILRHYYPKDHCLEHEPLQLEADVWGLLDQKPDLYSFILINPEGGPVEMTGARLRALRDGGELTIHPATYRLVYDLDD, from the coding sequence ATGAGCGGGGGCCGCCAGATCGAGACCATCCTCACCGATCCTCCCGACTATTTCCGGTCGATCCAGGAGCGCGCGACCAAGCGCTGGGACCAGCTTGAGGCGGACCCGGAGCTTGCTGGCCCTTGGCACCAGCTCTTCAAGCAGGTGCAGAGCCCCCGCCATATTCTGTCAGAGCTGCTCCAGAACGCCGATGACGCCGGCGCCAGCGAGGCCCGGGTTTCGATCAAGAACGAACGCTTCGTTTTCGAGCACAATGGCGAGGACTTCATCGAGGCCCATTTCGCTTCAATCTGCCGCTTCGGCTATTCCAATAAGCGCGCGCTGCACACGATCGGCTTTCGAGGGATCGGCTTCAAAAGCACGTTCAGCCTGGGCGATCGGGTCGAGTTGTTCACGCCAACTCTGGCCGTGGCCTTCGAGCGTGCGCGGTTCACCGAGCCCCACTGGATCGAGAGCTATTACCAGACATCGGGAACCACGCGCGTCGAAGTGGCGATCGCCAACCCGCTGCTGCGCCGCGAAGTCGAGAAGAATCTCGACGAGTGGCTGAAGAGCCCGGTGTCTCTACTGTTCTTCAAGAATATTCGTCGCCTGCGGATCGGCGATAGCGAGGTGCATTGGCAAAGTCTCGGACCTGGGCCAATCGCCGAGAGCGAGTGGATGGCTTTGGATGAGAAAACGGATGATTCGTTCCTTCTCGTGCGGTCGGGGGAGGAAGCCTTCCCGGTTGAGGCGCTCGATGAGATCCGCAAGGAGCGGATGCTGGGGGCCGAGGACAACGGCGATTTCCCGCCCTGCCGCGTGGAGATCGTACTGGGCGCGAAGGGGCGGCTCTATGTCGTGCTACCGACCGGTGTGGAAACGGCGCTACCTTTCGCCTGCAACGCGCCCTTCATCCAGGACCCTGCTCGTCTCAAGATCAAAGACCCGGAAACCTCGCCAACCAACCGCTGGCTCCTGAATCGCGCTGGAGAATTGGCCGCCAGCGCCATGATAAAGTGGCTGGAGAAGACGAAGACCAGCGCGCGGGATCGGGCGGACGCCTATGGTCTGCTGCCCGACGTCGACCGCGAGGCGACCACGCTCGAAGGGGCGTGCGGCGCGATCGTGGAACTGGCGTTTGACGCGGCCATCGAAGGCCAGCCGATGCTTCTGACAGAAGAGGGGCGGCTGGTCGATGCCAAGGCCGCGATCACTATGCCGCGGCCTGTCTTCGACATCTGGCCGGCCGATCAGGCCATGGCGCTGCTCGATGCCAAATCCAGGCCGGCGCTGTGCCAGCATGTATCGGCGAAGAACCAGACCAAGTTGGTTCACTGGGATCTGGTCGAGGAGTTCTCAAAGTCCGACTTGCTCGAACGCCTGCGCACCAATCATTTGCCGCGGCCCGCGACCTGGCGGCACCTGTTGAACTTGTGGGCCTATATCGCGCCCGAGGTGACGGGCTGGCAGTGTCACGACACCGATGGCCTGCGGATCGTGCCTGTGCAGGGCAAGGAGGTGCTTTACGCGGCGTCGGAGATCGTTCGGCTCGGCGAAAAGAAGCTGCTTCAGTCGGAAGAAGATTGGGAGTTTCTCGCCAGCCATCTGATCGTCCTCAACCAGAACTGGACCCGGTTCCTTGCCGAGAAGCGCCGTGACAAGGCGGCGGGAGAGAACCACAACGACCCGGTTGAGGCGGCCTTCGCGGTGCTGGAGGAGATCGGCCTCGACGGGACAAGCGACGTCAACGCCGTGATCGAGCGGGTTGCCGTTGACTATTTCGGTTCCGATCAGCCGAAACTTGCCGAGTGCGTCCAACTTGCCCAGATCGCTGCCAAGCTTGGCGTCACGATCGGCGAATCTTTCCGATATGCCTGCGCTGACCGAACACTGCGGGTGATCAGTAAGGGCGTGTTGTTCGACGAGAACGGCGCGCTGGAGGAGCTACTGCCGGAGACGGTCCGAAAGGCGCAACTCCTGCATGGTGACTATGTTGCGAGTTTCAAATCCTGCACGCGGGAGGATTGGCTGCGCTGGGTGTCGTCTGGCCGTTCGGGGCTTCAGACGATGGCGCCCCTGGTCCAGAAGCGGCAGAGCCTATACGGGCGACAGCAGCTCACAACGGAAGCGCAGGCGCGCGGCGCCCGCAGCGCGCTCTACTATCCCTATGTCACCAACCAATTCGTCATTGAGGACTGGGATTTCCCTGCGGATTATTGGCGGCATTGGGAGGTGCTGGCGAAGACGGACGCAGGCATCTGGACGAAGATCGTCGGCAAGATCCTGGATCAGCGCGACACTTATTGGTCGCGGGCCGTCAGCGCTCGGCTGTTGCAGGTAGCGACCACCGGGTCCACGCGATCGGTTTCATCCGAGCGCCTGCTGACCGATTGGCTGCTGAAGTTGCGAGCCAAGCCTTGCCTTCCCGATACCCGCAACATGGTCCAGCTTCCGGCAGATTTGGTGCGCAGGACGCCGGAAACGGAGGCGTTGATCGATGTCGAGCCTTTCGTGCATGGGCTGCTTGATCGCGAAACCACCCGACCACTGCTTGACCTTCTGGGCGTCCGCAGTACCCCAAGCGGTCCCGAGCGTTTGCTCGACCGGCTGCGCGCCCTGGCCAAATCCGACACGGCTCCAGCCCATGAAGTTGAGAAATGGTATCGTCGCCTTGATCAGATGCTCGACGGATGCTCGACCGCCGACGCTCAGAACATCAGAACCGCCTTCAAGGCGGAGAAGCTGATCCTCGCCCACGACGGGACGTGGGTGACGTCCGGTGGTGTCTTCCTGGCAGGGGACGAGGAGGATGTTCCCGGCGCTGCCGTCGTGCGCGCGTCGGTGCTAGATCTCAGCCTGTGGCACCGTGTCGGTGTCGCGGATCGCCCATCGGCGGACCTTGCGCTGCAATGGCTCGGGACACTGGCCTCGGGAAAGGGGCTGTCGGCCGACGACGCCCGGCGGGTTCGCACCCTGCTGGTCCGTTACCCCACGCGCATCTGGGAGGAGTGCGGACACTGGCTGAACCTCGTGGGCGAGTGGGCGCCCGTTGAGACGCTCGCCTATGGCCTAAGCATGCAGACCCTGTTCCGGTGGAGCCACCTGCACGAATGGGTCAAGCGCAAGACCGCAGATTTTCAGCGCCTGTCGGGAGAAGTCGTGCAGGCGTCACCATTCTCGGCATTGCCGGCGCTCTCGGACCTTGTCGAGGAACACTTCAATCAGCCGTCGCTGCTCGCCAGCATGGATGATCGCCGCGACTGGCTCACCGCGTTCGGAAATCAACTCGGACGGATTGAGCTTGCCGACGCCGGAGAGACCGAGCGTGTGCGGGCGCTGGCGGAGGCGATCGCTGCGACGAGCTGGGTCCAGACTCCAAAGTTGGAGGTCGTTCCGTATATCGATGGCGTCCCGGCCGGCACCGCGCGGCTCACCGACATTCTATGGCTCGAGCGCAAGCTGTTTGTCAGTCCGCTGTCCAAGGCCAAGCTCGCCAAGAGAGTGCCTGAAGAGATCGGCAGGAGCCTGAGTTCGGATATTCGTGCGGCGCTGGCGTATGCGTTCGAGCGCTCACCGGAGGACATCAGGGAATATCTCGAAGAGAATTTCACCCTCGGCCCCGAGCACATCGTCGTCGCAGCGATGGTCCAGCCCGTCACCGAACCCGATGATGACGATGGTATCGACGGGCTTGCGGAAGAGGCGAACAGTGTTGGCGAGCCGGTCGCTGGGGAATATCTCTACCTGCAAGAGGATGAGCCCGAAACGCAGCCCACAGCTGAGTCATCGGCCGGGGAGCCAGAGCGAGAGCTGATCGAAACGGAAGTGGCGACCAGGCCCCGGGCCGCGCCGAAGCCGCCCCGTCCGAGCGTGATGGCGCGGTTTGCGTTGGCCCAAGGCTATAAGGCCGATGGCGAGGATCGCTTCTTCCATACGGACGGAAGCTGGATAGGCCGTGGCAACGGCACGCGCTTTCCGTGGGAGCGCCGCTCGGTGGGCGGCGAGATCCTGCGGCACTACTATCCCAAAGACCATTGCTTGGAGCACGAACCGCTCCAGCTTGAAGCTGACGTTTGGGGCCTGCTGGACCAGAAGCCGGACCTCTATTCGTTCATTCTCATCAACCCGGAAGGTGGTCCCGTCGAGATGACGGGTGCCCGCCTGCGCGCTTTGCGCGACGGCGGCGAACTGACCATCCATCCCGCAACGTACAGGCTTGTTTATGACCTCGACGACTAA
- a CDS encoding protein NO VEIN domain-containing protein codes for MAAKLEEIKNGASVRGVASAQAVHVVSVDWIGDQAISVVFRDHNGAVAEAILYRDDEHRLEVEQNGRAWSFDADGALLRLVTEANRIKLAHFFDPYLAIHTSLVDPLPHQISAVYGEMLPRQPLRFLLADDPGAGKTIMAGLLMKELIARSDLERCLVVAPGSLVEQWQDELGQKFNLEFDILSRDMIENSRSGNPFSDRDRLIVRLDVLARNEELQEKLMSAREWDLIICDEAHRMSATYFGGEVKYTRRYQVGQKLGQVCRHLLLMSATPHNGKEEDFQLFMALLDGDRFEGRFRDGVHYADTEDMMRRLTKEELLKFDGRPLFPERRARTVKYQLSEGEAALYTAVTEYVRTEMNRVQRFAEGDGKKRNNVGFALQILQRRLASSPAAIYQSLKRRRERLENELGEARLASKGRRAGATEPAINADMLRNIEEYGQEEIDELEDLISTGATTAETVEQLALEVETLKGLEAMALGVLRSGVDTKWSQLNRILDDDLMIDAAGNRRKLIIFTEPKDTLHYLLDKVRARLGNTEAVEVIHGGVSREERRKVVERFMQDKDMLVLIANDAAGEGVNLQRGHLMVNYDLPWNPNKIEQRFGRIHRIGQMEVCHLWNLVAADTREGEVYARLLEKLEAAREALGGRVYDVLGELFDGVALKDLLFEAIQYGEQEDVKARLFQQVDGAVDQGHLIELLRRRALTNDTMPEARVEELRLEMERAEALRLQPHHIQSFFVEAFQHLGGKIKRREEGRWEVAHVPVRIRERDRQIGTGAPLQTQYERICFEKDKINQQPVAAFVCPGHPLLDAVISLVREQYEQIMRQGAILVDDTDAGDALSAIFLLEHVVQDGRVTSAGKPHVISQRLQFAAIDKAGNTVNAGIAPHLNLRPAKPEEIDSVRDLLDESWLTTDLEKAAIRFATVELAQGHVAEVKARRLPEIEKVEQEVRARLKKEINYWDSRAFELKEEERAGKKTRLNWQNAQRRAEELADRQKRRMDQLERERFISSQPPRVRGGMVVIPRGLLEARRASSAPSHFAEDPAARRAIELAAMEAVMAAERALGNEPVDVSAQKIGYDIASHDPRSGHLRFIEVKGRIDGADSVMVTRQEVITSLHEPEKFVLAIVQVASGFAQAPRYVRGPLVEREPSFLETAIQFDLRRLLERAQEPA; via the coding sequence ATGGCCGCGAAGCTTGAGGAGATTAAGAACGGCGCGTCCGTTCGAGGCGTGGCTTCGGCGCAAGCTGTGCATGTTGTTTCCGTCGACTGGATCGGGGACCAGGCGATCAGTGTCGTTTTTCGTGATCACAACGGTGCGGTGGCAGAGGCCATTTTGTACCGAGACGACGAGCATCGCCTTGAAGTTGAGCAAAACGGACGGGCTTGGTCGTTCGATGCCGATGGGGCGTTGCTGCGCTTGGTGACGGAGGCCAATCGCATCAAGTTGGCGCATTTTTTCGACCCGTATCTGGCGATTCACACGAGCCTTGTCGATCCGCTGCCGCACCAGATTTCGGCGGTCTATGGTGAAATGCTGCCGCGCCAGCCGCTTCGCTTCCTCCTCGCGGATGATCCCGGTGCGGGCAAGACCATCATGGCCGGTTTGCTGATGAAGGAACTGATTGCCCGCAGCGATCTTGAACGCTGTCTAGTTGTTGCTCCGGGCAGCCTGGTCGAGCAGTGGCAGGACGAGCTCGGACAAAAGTTCAATCTCGAGTTCGACATTCTCTCCCGCGACATGATCGAGAACTCGCGTTCGGGCAATCCGTTTAGCGACCGGGATCGGCTGATCGTCCGTCTCGACGTGTTGGCGCGCAATGAGGAGCTTCAGGAGAAGCTCATGAGCGCGCGCGAATGGGACCTGATCATCTGCGACGAAGCCCATCGCATGTCGGCCACCTATTTCGGCGGCGAGGTCAAATATACACGGCGCTATCAGGTCGGCCAGAAGCTTGGCCAGGTCTGCCGCCATTTGCTGTTGATGTCGGCGACGCCACACAACGGCAAGGAAGAAGATTTCCAGCTCTTTATGGCGCTCCTCGATGGTGATCGATTTGAGGGCCGGTTCCGCGACGGTGTCCATTATGCCGATACCGAAGACATGATGCGCAGGCTGACCAAGGAGGAACTGCTAAAGTTCGATGGTCGGCCGCTGTTTCCCGAGCGACGGGCGCGTACGGTCAAGTATCAGCTGTCGGAAGGGGAAGCTGCGCTCTACACCGCCGTCACCGAATATGTGCGCACCGAGATGAACCGTGTGCAGCGTTTTGCCGAGGGCGACGGGAAGAAGCGCAACAATGTCGGTTTCGCTTTGCAGATCCTTCAGCGGCGTCTCGCCTCGTCGCCGGCGGCCATCTACCAGTCCCTCAAGCGTCGCCGGGAACGGCTGGAAAACGAGTTGGGCGAAGCCCGCTTGGCCTCCAAGGGTCGCAGGGCCGGCGCAACCGAGCCCGCGATCAACGCCGACATGCTGCGGAACATCGAAGAGTATGGTCAGGAGGAGATCGACGAGCTTGAGGATCTGATCTCGACAGGCGCGACGACGGCTGAGACGGTCGAGCAGCTTGCCCTGGAGGTCGAGACCCTGAAGGGGCTGGAGGCGATGGCGCTCGGCGTGCTGCGCTCGGGCGTGGACACGAAATGGAGCCAGCTCAACCGGATCCTCGACGACGATTTGATGATCGACGCGGCCGGCAATCGTCGCAAGCTGATCATCTTCACAGAGCCCAAGGATACGCTGCACTACCTGCTCGACAAGGTGCGGGCACGGCTCGGCAACACCGAGGCCGTCGAGGTGATCCATGGTGGCGTGTCGCGCGAGGAGCGGCGCAAGGTCGTAGAGCGCTTCATGCAGGACAAGGACATGCTGGTCCTGATCGCCAATGATGCGGCGGGCGAAGGCGTGAACCTTCAGCGCGGCCATCTCATGGTCAATTACGATTTGCCTTGGAACCCGAACAAGATTGAGCAGAGGTTCGGCCGCATCCACCGCATCGGCCAGATGGAGGTCTGTCATCTGTGGAATCTCGTCGCGGCCGATACGCGTGAAGGCGAGGTTTACGCGCGTCTGCTGGAGAAGCTGGAAGCTGCGCGCGAGGCGCTTGGTGGCCGTGTTTATGACGTGCTCGGCGAATTGTTCGATGGCGTGGCCCTGAAGGATCTGCTGTTCGAAGCGATCCAGTATGGCGAGCAGGAGGACGTTAAGGCCCGTCTTTTTCAGCAGGTCGATGGTGCGGTTGACCAGGGGCATCTGATTGAATTGCTGCGTCGCCGCGCCCTGACCAACGACACCATGCCGGAGGCAAGGGTCGAGGAATTGCGACTGGAGATGGAGCGCGCCGAGGCGCTGCGCCTGCAGCCCCACCACATCCAGAGCTTCTTCGTCGAAGCGTTCCAGCATCTGGGTGGCAAGATCAAACGCCGGGAGGAAGGGCGTTGGGAGGTTGCGCATGTGCCGGTACGCATCCGCGAACGGGATCGCCAGATCGGAACCGGCGCACCGCTCCAGACACAGTATGAGCGCATTTGCTTCGAGAAGGATAAGATCAACCAGCAGCCGGTTGCGGCCTTCGTTTGTCCCGGCCATCCGCTGCTCGACGCCGTAATCAGCCTTGTCCGTGAACAGTATGAGCAAATCATGCGGCAGGGCGCGATCCTTGTCGATGACACCGACGCGGGTGATGCGCTATCGGCCATTTTTCTGCTGGAGCATGTTGTCCAGGACGGCCGCGTAACCAGCGCTGGCAAGCCGCATGTGATCTCGCAGCGCCTCCAGTTCGCCGCGATCGACAAGGCTGGAAACACCGTCAATGCCGGTATCGCGCCGCATTTGAATCTGCGTCCTGCCAAACCGGAGGAGATCGACAGCGTACGGGACCTTCTGGACGAAAGCTGGCTGACCACTGATCTGGAGAAAGCCGCTATCCGGTTTGCGACGGTTGAGCTGGCGCAAGGCCATGTCGCCGAGGTCAAGGCACGGCGCCTGCCTGAGATCGAAAAGGTCGAGCAGGAAGTTCGCGCCCGGCTCAAGAAAGAAATCAATTACTGGGACTCACGTGCCTTCGAGTTGAAGGAAGAGGAACGCGCCGGGAAGAAGACTCGGTTAAACTGGCAGAACGCGCAGCGCCGGGCCGAGGAGCTCGCGGATCGGCAAAAGCGCCGTATGGACCAGCTTGAGCGGGAGCGCTTCATCTCATCGCAGCCGCCGCGTGTGCGGGGCGGCATGGTGGTTATTCCCCGTGGGCTGCTGGAGGCACGTAGGGCATCAAGCGCGCCAAGTCATTTCGCGGAAGACCCTGCGGCACGCCGCGCCATCGAACTTGCGGCGATGGAAGCCGTCATGGCAGCGGAACGGGCGTTGGGTAATGAGCCGGTTGACGTCTCCGCCCAGAAGATCGGCTACGACATCGCGTCCCACGATCCGAGGTCGGGGCATCTGCGCTTCATTGAGGTCAAGGGACGCATCGACGGCGCGGACAGCGTGATGGTCACGCGGCAGGAGGTGATCACCTCGCTGCACGAGCCAGAGAAGTTCGTTCTCGCTATCGTCCAAGTCGCTTCAGGCTTCGCCCAGGCTCCGCGCTATGTGCGCGGCCCGCTCGTGGAACGCGAACCCTCGTTCCTCGAAACCGCGATCCAGTTTGACCTCCGACGTCTGCTGGAGCGGGCGCAAGAACCGGCATAG